The nucleotide sequence ACCCTGCTCTCTCTGTTCTTCTGTCCTGCATTCAAGACCAGCCTGTAAGTGGAACTTTGCAACCCACTACACGAGCCCCATCGAGATGTACAAACCACAAAAGGACGGACAACCGTCAGGATGGTTTCGTGCCCAGTCAAACTAACAAAACCAAACCTCGAAAACCCAGCAACCGCATCCAAGCCAACGCCCCAACGTTTCGCTACGAGTACTTTGGCAACTTCACCAACGTCTCGCCCAAGCCCTGGATGGGTGCCTACCACTCTGGCGAGCTGCCCATGCTGTTTGGCACGCACGGCGACTTTCGCGGCGACTCGACGCAGCTCGAGCGCGACACCAGCGCCGCCATGCAGGACGCCTGGCTGGCGCTGGTCAGGGACGGAGCCGCGGGCGTCGAGGCGCTGGGATGGCCCGCCTTTGCCGGCGTCGACGGTGGTGATGTCGTGCAGCAGTTTGGCAATGGGGTTGCGAGCAAGAGCGGGGACGCAAAGGGGTGGGAGGCGAGGTGCTgaggagggaaaaaagggggtGGCCAAGGGAGGAGATTCATGGCAACTTGACTCTGTAATGCGTGCATTAACAATCATAGTATGCCGCATGTCTGACTggtgtttgtttctttgtaATGCTGCAGTGTAGAAGCGATGGTACGCGCAGTGTCTGCGTAGCAATGAAAGGCAAACATGAGCTCGCCTGAGACATTGAGGTAGCGGCGGCATTGTGCCGTGCAAGGTGAAGAAGATCCTAATCCAGCATACGTGGTACAGCAAAAACTGCTTCCTGAGCCCATGGTATTATCAGGGCATCGCATGCAACGCAAACACGAGTCAGGGCTGCTCGACACAATCCATCGCACTTGTCGTGTCGCACTTCTCAAGCTGCAAGAATGAAGCGACTAAAACCAAGAATCAAGTCTGAAAATATTAAGGGTCTTTAGGTTGCGGTCCGTTCCCGCCCATTGACGAACGATTCAGAACGTTTTGTTTTTGACAGATTaatatatctacgcgaaaggCGATTTTTGATTGAACGGTTAATGAGGGGGATGTGCCAAAGCTCCAGGAAGACCTTGGACACAGCGTTTCAACCCTGAACCCTATTTAGATTACGTACGGAGCCCCGAGTCAAAAGCAAATTACGCAGGACTCGCCGCAAATTGTCATGACATCCGAGCCCCCTATGGGGAATGCAGGGAGGCCGGGGAAATATTTAAACACCACAGAGGCGTGATGTTGGCATTTGGTCTTGAGCTTGTAGGTTCCAAGCGCATGCTTCTACAGAGCCGTTCCATTCATTCTTTACTTTTACTCGAACACAAGCCGAAATGTGGATAGCAACATCTCCGCTGGCGCTTTTGCTGGCCGCGACCAGCTTCTCCGCCGTCAAGGCGGTGGATACCTTGGTCGATCTCGGCTATGCCAAATTTCAAGGCGCCGTGACCGACCCGGATCTCGGCGTCAGCATGTGGAAGGGCATCCAGTTTGCCGCTCcaccggtcggcaagctcAGGTTCGCCGCCCCGGCCGACCCCGTGCAGACGGGCGTCGTCAACGCCACCGCCCACGGGCCCATCTGCCCACCCCAGCAGCCCACCGACTGGACCGTGACCGGTAACCACACTCGGTTCACCACCGACGAGGACTGCCTCTACCTGGCAGTCGCGGCACCCACCAAGGCCACGTCGAGCTCCAAGCTGCCCGTTGTCGTCCTCCTCCAGGGAGGTGGCTTTGGATCCAACTCCAGCCCCAACTGGAACCCCAGGGAGATTGTCTCCGACGGGcaggtcgtcgtcgtcacctTCAACTACCGCGTCGGCATGTACGGCTTCCTTCACGCGCGCGAGCTCGCCGCCGGGGGAGGCACATTCAACGCCGGCATCAAGGACATGATCAAGGCGCTGGAGTGGGTCCAGACCAACATTGCCGCGTTTGGAGGAAACCCCAGCCAGGTGGTGATTGATGGCGTCAGCGCCGGCGGTGCCGCAGTGGGCCTGCTCATGGCGGCCAACATCCCCGGCGGCAAGGAGCTGTTCGCCGGTGGCATCTCCGAGTCGGGTCCCTGGGCCACCATGCGCAACATGGAACAGGGCCAGGAGATGTACGACTGCCTGGTCGAGGAGAAGAACTGCAAGGGCTCCGCCGACACGCTCGAGTGCCTGCGCGCCCTGGACCAGGCCACCATCCGCTCGTCCAAGTGCTGGTTCAACCCCAACATTGACGGCGAGCTCTTCTCGGGCAGCCTGGCGGACATGTTTGAGCAGGGCAAGTACCGCAAGGTGCCGACCATCTGGGGCACCTGCGCCGACGAGGGCACCAAGAACGTGGACAAGTCGACCAACTCGGCGGCCGACTGCACCAAGGCGTTCCTGCAGCAGGACCCGACGCTCTCCAACAGCTCGCTGGCCATCCTGCAGAAGCTGTACGTCGACGTGCCGCAGCCCGTCTTTCCCGACGCCGGGCAAAAGTGGCGCCAGCTCTCCAACGCCCACGGCGACTACGGCAACAACTGCCCGAACCGCAACCTGCTGGACTACCTGTCGcgcgacggcgccgccgcctggaACTACAAGTACGACGTGCTGGACCCGGCCGACGAGGCGGCGGGCCTCGGCGCCTGGCACACGGTCAACACGCACGCCTTTTGGGGGCTCAGCCGCGACGACACCGCGCCCAAGTCCTACGCCACCACCAACAAGCCCGCCGTCTCCCTCACCCGCAAGTACTGGGTGTCCTTCATCCGCAACCTGGACCCCAACAAGGACAGGGACGCCGGCGCGCCCCAGTGGACAAAGTACACGGCCGCGGGCCGCGAGAGGATCTTTATCCAGACCAACAACACCCACATGGAGCGCATGAGCGACGCGCATGCCTTGCGCTGCGACGTGATCAGGCCCATGTTCCTGAACCTGGCCAAGCCGGCCGAGAAGGGCACCGTCACCGAGTTGGACGCGGAGCTGGCGGCCAAGGTTGCCAATGCGAGCGACAACACGGcgttgaagaggaggagCATTCGGTTCGGCAAGGCATAGTAACCTTGTATAACAGCTTGTACATACATTGGATAAAATGAAATGTTATCAAGGGACATTAATACAAAGTATTGTAAAGCCTTTTAACGCTGGCTGCGCGGAGATCAATGTACTACCGAAATCCGACAGCAAAGTGCTGAATGCCGTCATTTTTGTGGAGGCCAAATTGCGAATCCCCTGCCCAATTAAGGCAATGCAACGTCGTTTTGGGCATAGCGTTCCCATGACATCCACTTGCACCAAAAGAATACGAGATCTCATTTTGCTGCATCTATTAAGACTCGAGTCCCCACTAATTAATTGCAAGATCTCGCTTCATCCCGCCAAAGGACCAAGTTGACGATGTGTCTTGTCTTTTCGTCAAGGCCTTCAGCCTCGACCTCACCCCGACAACAGGCTGTCGACTGCCCCCCAATATGGTCAGAACATTCGGCGCATTCGCGCTCGCGGGCATCTTCAGCCTTGTGGGCTCTGTAGCGCACGCCCAAGGGCCAATTCATCGCCACTCCCGGCGAGCTTCGCAGAATGATGCCACCGTGGTTAGGGGCGTCTACATGGTCGAGCTTCAAGATGGCGTCACGCCCGACCAGCTGACCGACACGCTGGGAGCCGCCAACGTGACTGTGCACATCCGGCAGACCCTGAACTCGCGTATCTTCAAGGGTGTATCCCTCGACCTAGTCCTCGCCGGGGACGACAGCAGCGCGGCAGAAGGAGCCCTCCGCGCCGCCCCCGGCGTCAAGCAGATCTGGCCCGTCCGGGCCGTCTCCACGCCCAAAAGCGACGTGCAGTCCTTCCACCCCCTGGGGCCCTCGACGCGGCACCAAGCCACgcgccgcgccgccgccaacgaCACGTACTACCCGCACGTCATGGCGCAGGTGGACCGCCTGCACGACGCCGGCATCACCGGGGCGGGCGTGCGGCTCGCCGTGGTCGACACGGGCGTCGACTACACCAACGCCATCCTGGGCGGCTGCCTGGGCGGCGGCTGCGTCGTCACGCACGGCTGGGACGCGGTCGGCGTCGACTCGCTGCTGGGCGCCAGCGGCGCCGTCGCCCCGGTCCCCGACGACGACCCCATGGACTGCGCCGGGCACGGCACGCACGTCGCCGGCATCGTGGCCGCCCTGCCCAGCGAGTTTGGGTTCCTGGGCGCCGCGCCCGGCGTCAGCCTCGGCGCGTACCGCGTCATGGACTGCGCTGGCTTCGGCACGGAGGAGACCATCGCGGCGGGCATGCTGAGGGCGTTTGACGACGGCAACCACATCCTGACGCTGTCGGTCAGCGTGCCGGGTGGGCTGCCGGATAGCTTCGTGTCGATGACGGCGGCGCGGATCGTCGAGGCCGGGGTGCCGGTCTTTGTGGCCATTGCCAACACGGGCGAGACCGGGTCTCTGTTCGACCCTGTGGCTCCTGCCGATGCGCGTCACGTCGGCTCCGTGTCGTCGTTTGATCCCGTCCAGGAGCCGGCTGTGTATGCGGTGGCGGAGTATGTgatcgacgacggcgaggttgaggagtttGAGTGGGTGCCGCTGCTCAATGGGCGGTACGACATGCAAGGCGGTGCGGACCAGCAGGCCTTTCGCCTGATTGACCTGAACAGCTTCGTGGTCAATGGCACGGTGATGGGGGGCTGCCAAGTGATTCCAGATTCCGTGCCGGACCTGTCGGGCTATCTGGTTTTGGTTGAACGGACCCCAGCAaatctctgtcttttccggaCTCAGCGGGAGAACATCAAGGCCAAAGGCGCCGACCACATAATGTTCTGGGCCAGCGAAGATGTGTAAGTCATGCACTCCAGATTTGGGTTTTACTGGCCAGCACACCTCCAACTGACAACATACCAACTTGACCTGGTCCACAGAATCCGCGGCATAGTCAACGACGACCTGCAAACCTTCATGGCCACAACGACCCCCGCCCCAGCAACCGAGTGGCGCAAGGCTCTCGCCGCCGGCTCCAACGTCACCGTGaccctcaccaccccgaccaAGTCCAAACCCAAAGTCGTCTGGTCCGCCAACAACAAGACAGGCGGCTACGTCTCGAGCTTCAGCAGCTGGGGCCCGACTCTCGACCTCCGCCCCGCCCCCGTCTTTGGCGGCCCCGGCCGCAGCATCCTGTCAACCTACCTCCACAacggcggccagggcgtcGCCACCCTCGGCGGCACCTCCATGGCCGCCCCTTTCGTCGCCGCCTCCGCAGCCCTCCTCCTGCAGGCCTTCAACCACACCCTCGACCCGCAGACCCTCCAAACCCTCCTCGCCAGCACGGCGATCCACTCCATCGGAAACCCCCACCCGCTGCAGGCCGGCGCCGGGCTCGTCCAGCTCTGGGACGCCGCGCACACCAAGGGCGTGCTCAGCGCGCCAAGCATCGCCTTCAACGACAGCGACCACCACGTCGCCGAGGCGCGGCTGACGCTGCGCAACACGGACGCCGCCCCCGCCGTCTACCGGCTGTCGCACACCGCCGCCGCGACCATCTACGCCATGGGGCCCGGCGCCGACGGCCTCGCGAGCATGCCGCTGCAGCTGGTCGACGGGCCCGCGAGCATCTCCTTCGCCGCCGACTCGGTCTCGGTCCCCGCGGGCGGCGAGGCCGAGATCGTGGTGCGCTGCACGCCGCCGCTGGGCCTCGAGGCGGCGCGCTGGCCAATCTACTCTGGCCGCGTGCAGCTCAACGGCAGCAACGGCGACGTGCTGAGCGTGCCGTACGTCGGCAACGCGGGCTCGATGCGCCGCGCCGTCGTGCTCACCCCGGACCAGGTATTCGTGTCGCCGCCGTTGAGCGCGGGCGCCGTCGTCACGCTGCCCGGCGGGTCggggtcgtcgtcgtccgcgGCGATGGTCGTCACGGCATATCCCCGCCTGCCCACGCGCGTGATGCGGTACGACGTCGTGGTGCCGACGGGCGCCAACGGGACGGGGGCTGTGGGGCCCAACGGCACGACGCCGTGGTTGGGATACAAGACGTTTGGGCAGATGATGGGGTCGCCGCAGGCGGTGTTTGCCAAGGGTGCGGCCGGGTCCATCAGCTTTACAGGGTTGATGGCTGGAGGCAGGCGGTTGCAGGAGGGTCGGTATTCGATTTTGGTTAGTGCGCTGCGGCTCTTTGGCCGGCCGGACCGGGCGGATGTCGGTGACTGGCAGACGGTCGAGACGGTGCCTTTTGAGCTCCGCTATGGTAGTTGAAGCAGGAAAATCAGTCTGCAATATTTAGACATGTTCTTGCATTTAACATTTAATGTCAACTTTTACATTTGCTCACGCGCTGCAGCTTTTTGTACTGCCATCTAAAATGTTTACACTTCTGAACCAATCATCTTGGGGCAATGTAGCCAAAGTAATAATTGTAGCTGAAAGCATATGCTCAAATGGCCTGAATGTGTGATGACTCTGGCAAAGCTCCTTGTTTTGCGTCGGCAGCAAACTGTACAAAGTCCCGGTAGCTTGAAAACACCGCTTATCTGTTGTTATTGTGAACAGTTGTATAGCCCAATTTAAAATGAATTACGTCAGAAACTTCCCCTTGCTCTTATTCAAAGGTTGCGTAAGAGAAAAACTTGATTGGCGACATAGTTTGTCCATAGTGGTTCCAATCAGGGAACAACCATCGCGGACCCGGGTTCTCCGTGGAACTGTTCACACACGGTTGCTGCGCCAAACAAACCGTGCTTCCCTATTTTGACTGGTATTATTGGCTCACCGGCAGGCGTTACAATAACTTGGAGACAATGTATCCCGAAAAAGGTGCCTTTTGTCAGTCTTAACTCGACCAAGCTCTTGTtgaaaatcacgttttccACTATCCACCCAAAGTACCTAAAGGACATACCATGACATGGGTTTATGGCCTAGCTTTGATTGCGATCACTTACACATATCATGCGACAGCTGTAACCCCCGCTTTTAACTCAGGTATAAGAAAGCTCTTCTACCTCTCGTCAATGCAACGGGTCTAGACCTGGTGCAAATTCTCCTCCCCGTCGGGGTTTGCATCTTTTGTCTTTCTAATATCTTTCTTTCTCTATTTTCAGTCGTTCGCTACCTGCTTATTGGTCTTTATCCTTTCACACGTCTCTACGCAAACATGCAAACACAAAGCCTTCTCGCAGCGGCCACCGCACTAGCCCTCCTTTCCGACGTCGCTCTCGCCTGGACCGAGAAATGCAtcatcaccatccgcaagaaCGATCCTGCGCTAGGAAAGCACACCTTGTATGATATGGTCAGCCTGCCACCGGACTCAGACTACACGTTTGGAAAGTTTCCCCCCGCCACGGCCGGGGTCACCATTGGCGTCGACGATACCTGCCGAGCGGGCCTCGTCGTGGGTGATTTGAACCCACCTTATGACTACAGAGGCATGGAGAATCCGTTTTATGGCTTGACTGGCGTGGAATTGGTACGGCAGCTACATGATTGGAGGGAGAACCCCGAAAACGTCATAAACTTTTCCTTGTGGTGAATATGACACACTCTTTTTAATGTCAGTCACGCATAAATTCATGCATGGCAAGACTAGGCCTAGACTAGGTAACCACCTCAGTTATCATAGTCGAAACAACGCCGATTAATTGGTCCCGGTGAAGTCGTCGCCACAGAGCAGCTGGCCAGATTCCCGGGTAAACAACTCAGATCATGCCCTGCACCACTTTCGGATTTGTGAAGGATGCAGCTTGAGGGTCCGCCAAAATAAACAAAGGAACAAGGAACAGAAGGAAAAACACTGCACTCCGATGTATCCACAAAACGCGGCGTTTTCATGCTGTCCGTGGAGAACTCTATCCCTGGCAGCGCAACAGATTGGAGCGCTGACCTAACCGAATCCTAACTGTACAATCGCGGAGCCGAGAGCTTGGCTCTTTCATCCGACAAACGACACGGGGGACCTAGAggcccatccttttaccccGGGACTTTGCTGACTGCATGAAATCTGCCCTGGCTGCTCGGTTACCCTCATTAGGGGCTTTACGGGAAGAACTCCAATCTTCCACACTTCCAATTCGCGGTTTATTTCACCTTACTTGCGTTCCCCTTTTCTGAGCCGAGGTCAAAGGGTGCCATTCTTTGGGCATTGTGTCAGTTGTCGGAAAGGATATTTCCTAGGGGTGCTCTCCACGGGCCGTTCAAGCTCGTTCTGTCGCACCTGTCATCCTTAATTGGCACGATCTGGCCTCGCACGCAGTTGTTAATATCCAACACCATCATGACGCAGGCACCGGCCGGACAAAACGACATTGGCGATGGCTGGGCATAAGGCTCCATCGGCTCGGACCGTGCGATCGTGCCATGCCTCAACTTTTTGTAATGGGAGGGGAACGACAAAGATCTggacgagatcctgcgcaCGCTCAATTTGCACATGGCCAGTATCGGTGCGAATCCAGAAGCCTCCAGGGACGACAAGGTGGACTGGTATGGGTTTGGGGCGTGTGTCAAGAGAGCTACGGGTTCAAATTCCTCAGACGAGATGCGGGTTGTATATCCCCCCTTACATTTCAATTGATTGACCAACTAACGCGCGGTTGACGATAGTACAAATGACAATGTGAAAGGTTTGGGTCCGGATTTCGACGGcacaaaacagcggatattCCCAAGGATGAAAAGAGCCCACCTTCAAGTAGACATCGGCTTGCACGAGTGCTTCTGCAGGCCACTGGGATGCTTGATATCGTCAAGATTGTCGAGTATCGTGACCCTGACGCAGACAAGGGGGCTGGGTTCGACccagggccgcacaacgtaCATCCAGTCTAGACAACATGGCTGATGAAGATGAGGTCTGGACGTCGGTGTTGAAAAACATGAAATCTTGGTAATGGCGAGATGCATAACCTATAGTGGGAGTCGGAACTTCCACAGCCGGCGAGGCATCCACCGTGACGTCGTTTAACCCTCTCAAATTCACGGCCTGCAGACGTGTCATTCGAGGCACCCATTCCACTGCCGTAGAACCCACTGGCTCAGGCGAATCACTGGCGGATAGGTTCTGCGCGTCCTGTGCTTACCTCCCACCGAAGGATGGCCCAGCAACTGGCGCAAGAGAACCAAGCATTGCGTCCTTGGAATTTCCTCCTCTGACGAAGAGGCCCGTGAGGCGAGTCGATGTGGGGAGCCGGGTGGCAATGACCTTTGACCAGAACCTGTGTATCCATGTGATAGACGACTCGGATCTGCGCATAGCACGTCTTGTCTGTTGAGTGTTGAGGAGGTTGAAATCCGATCACCGTCAAGGAAGACTGAGCGAGGTTGACAAGAAAACGAAGGACGGATGACTGCTCTGGAGGGTGTTCGTGAGCCCGCTTGCGATTCGAGTGGAAGAGCCATTAAAAGATTAAACAAGCTGTCCCATATGGGAATGTTCACATGAGGCTCATGGTTGGACCACAAATCATCGAAGAGGAGCGCCATCGAGTAAGCTCGCCTCTTCCGTGAGGGATTTTCATTCTCATATAACTGGACAAATTGCTTGTCAAATGCCAGATCACAAGGTTGCGCTCTGATTACAATTCGAGATCGTCTCCAGCTTCACCCGACCAGCACGACGAGGTCTTGGGGAGGAAGAAGTTTTGCGGTACGCAAAGGCGGAGGACTGTCCTCAAGACAGCAGACCCCGCAGAACCGCCAAGCCAAACCTTGCATGAAGCAAGTGGTCGGTAGCGCGTTCTGGGGAATAGTGGAGGATGGAGTTGCAGAGGCCGATATAGTCAGCGAAGTGGTGAAGGCAGCCGAGCACTTCTGGGCCTTTCCATTCGACTCGTGGTCCTTGATCCAGCTCCACCTGTTTCGTGACCGACGGTTCTGCGCGCATCGACTAGACGCCGATGCCAAAGGACAAGGGGCCAGACCTCGTGGTGCCGCGGACAATGGGGGTGCGAATGCATCGTAGACCTTCGCAGCTGAGCCCCATCGGACTCTCAGATTTCACTGCGGTAGCTACGGGTGATCCTGGGGCGGGCGTTGGTCAGGTATGGGCTCTGGTATCAGCAGTGACCAAAGTGGCTCCAGTCCCGGCAGAGGACTGCCCATTAACAACGGCAGCAGTAGCGGTGG is from Pyricularia oryzae 70-15 chromosome 2, whole genome shotgun sequence and encodes:
- a CDS encoding serin endopeptidase yields the protein MVRTFGAFALAGIFSLVGSVAHAQGPIHRHSRRASQNDATVVRGVYMVELQDGVTPDQLTDTLGAANVTVHIRQTLNSRIFKGVSLDLVLAGDDSSAAEGALRAAPGVKQIWPVRAVSTPKSDVQSFHPLGPSTRHQATRRAAANDTYYPHVMAQVDRLHDAGITGAGVRLAVVDTGVDYTNAILGGCLGGGCVVTHGWDAVGVDSLLGASGAVAPVPDDDPMDCAGHGTHVAGIVAALPSEFGFLGAAPGVSLGAYRVMDCAGFGTEETIAAGMLRAFDDGNHILTLSVSVPGGLPDSFVSMTAARIVEAGVPVFVAIANTGETGSLFDPVAPADARHVGSVSSFDPVQEPAVYAVAEYVIDDGEVEEFEWVPLLNGRYDMQGGADQQAFRLIDLNSFVVNGTVMGGCQVIPDSVPDLSGYLVLVERTPANLCLFRTQRENIKAKGADHIMFWASEDVIRGIVNDDLQTFMATTTPAPATEWRKALAAGSNVTVTLTTPTKSKPKVVWSANNKTGGYVSSFSSWGPTLDLRPAPVFGGPGRSILSTYLHNGGQGVATLGGTSMAAPFVAASAALLLQAFNHTLDPQTLQTLLASTAIHSIGNPHPLQAGAGLVQLWDAAHTKGVLSAPSIAFNDSDHHVAEARLTLRNTDAAPAVYRLSHTAAATIYAMGPGADGLASMPLQLVDGPASISFAADSVSVPAGGEAEIVVRCTPPLGLEAARWPIYSGRVQLNGSNGDVLSVPYVGNAGSMRRAVVLTPDQVFVSPPLSAGAVVTLPGGSGSSSSAAMVVTAYPRLPTRVMRYDVVVPTGANGTGAVGPNGTTPWLGYKTFGQMMGSPQAVFAKGAAGSISFTGLMAGGRRLQEGRYSILVSALRLFGRPDRADVGDWQTVETVPFELRYGS
- a CDS encoding lipase 1; the protein is MWIATSPLALLLAATSFSAVKAVDTLVDLGYAKFQGAVTDPDLGVSMWKGIQFAAPPVGKLRFAAPADPVQTGVVNATAHGPICPPQQPTDWTVTGNHTRFTTDEDCLYLAVAAPTKATSSSKLPVVVLLQGGGFGSNSSPNWNPREIVSDGQVVVVTFNYRVGMYGFLHARELAAGGGTFNAGIKDMIKALEWVQTNIAAFGGNPSQVVIDGVSAGGAAVGLLMAANIPGGKELFAGGISESGPWATMRNMEQGQEMYDCLVEEKNCKGSADTLECLRALDQATIRSSKCWFNPNIDGELFSGSLADMFEQGKYRKVPTIWGTCADEGTKNVDKSTNSAADCTKAFLQQDPTLSNSSLAILQKLYVDVPQPVFPDAGQKWRQLSNAHGDYGNNCPNRNLLDYLSRDGAAAWNYKYDVLDPADEAAGLGAWHTVNTHAFWGLSRDDTAPKSYATTNKPAVSLTRKYWVSFIRNLDPNKDRDAGAPQWTKYTAAGRERIFIQTNNTHMERMSDAHALRCDVIRPMFLNLAKPAEKGTVTELDAELAAKVANASDNTALKRRSIRFGKA